Part of the Pseudomonas bubulae genome, GTAGAAAAAGCCCGGTGGTTAACCGGGCCTTTTGATCAGTCAATGGTGGTCAAAATGGCCTGCGCTTCCGCGTGCTCCAGCGCGAATTCTCGCAACTTGTGGTAAAGGTCGATGAACCGATCTGACTCGTTTTCAGGGATGCGTGCCGCCAAAAGACGGCCCAATACGAAAAGCATCAGCGTGACCCCAGCAGCCTCTGCACTCATGCGCTCGGAGCAATAATTATCTGCGACCACCACATGCTGCTCTTTGTCAGTGTCCAACGCTGCAAAAAAGCCGCCGTTACTGAAGGTGTAAAAATTCCAGTACCCGCCCTGGTAGTCCTGCACCAAACGATCGGCATGGACGTACAGCAGGTTTTCACCGGCCATGAAGTATTTGCCGAAGTAGGTAGGAAAGAAGTCGAGGCGGTCAGCATCTGCAACGATGGTGGCGGTAACGGGGGGGCTTTCTTGATCTTGAATAGTCATCGGATTATTCCGGTATTGACCTGGGCTACATGCCCGGCCTTCAGAAACAAGTATAGGGCTTAAAGCCCTATACCGTCAAACAGTATTAGTGGATTCTGTCGTTCCGCGAGTAATTTTCGCAGGGACTTACCACCCTCAAAATGGGCCGCTGCGAAGGCTTGGCATCCTTCGCCTGGAGCTGCGCCAGACGCTCTACAGACGCCGCCAGACGATCTTTAAGGGCCTGGACTGCGCTAGTCCACTGATCCAAATCGAAAGCGGTGGCACGTTTGCAGGAGAGCAGAGCACTCTCGTCCAACACGCGATTGGCGACTTCTTGCCAGCCCTGAACCTCACGCACTCCAACGCAAGCAAGGTAGTGACTGTTTGCCAGGCGGAAAAGGCGATCAGTTTCAGTGCGCAGAACAGCAACTTTGACAGTATTCATCGGATGAATTCCGGTAAATGACCTGGGCAAACTGCCCGGCCTCTGCATATCATTGTAGGGCTTTAAGCCCTGTATTGCAAACAATTTTCGTGACTGGTTACTGACACTTGGGGGGCTTTCTGGCAATTCCCTTTGGTGTTCAACCTGCCTTGCACTCTCGAATTAGAACGAAAATACTGTCCATTTTTTGAATGGCTAAGGGTCATATGGCTGTCGATTGGAAGAACATAGGCTTACCGAGATGGTATGACTGCAAGCTGGGACGCTTGAAAGACCAGGCCCTGGCACGGCTTGTTGGAACAACGAAAGGCCGAATCCGCGCCCGACGCCTGGCGTTAGGAATTGCGGCATGTTCGGTCAATCAAGTAATTGAGCCTTTCCGTCACTTGCTAGGGGTCGAATCAGATCGCGTTATTGCCGCTCGATGCGGCGCGTCCATTTCCAGCGTGACAACCTATCGCGAATCTCTAGGCATCCCGCCGAAGCCTCGGCCAGTCCCACTTACAAGAAAGCAACGCATCCCCTTAGATCACCCTGTGAGGCCTTACAAGGCGCTTCTCGGCCTTGTCAGTGACCAGGACATTGCGAATCTTGCAGGCGTGTCTCTCGCCACAGCCAAGGCATTACGGGAGACATTCGACTTCAAGCCTGCAGCGCCATTGCCAGAAACGCCGGAACGGGTCTCGATACCGAATTATCAAGGCCCGTGGCTTGGGTACGAGTCGTTGTTTGGAAGCATGTCTGCGGCAAAAATCAGTAGGGCAGTGGGGGTGCCTTTCTCAGTCGTTGAACAGCGACAGGCGTTCTTCGGTGTCACGCCATATCAGCGCGTATCGCGCGTAGATCGCTACGAGCATCTAGTAGGTGTCGTTCCTAACAATGTGCTGGCAAAGCTTGCAGGCGTCTCACCAGCTCGCATTGCGGACATTCGCAAACGCAAAGATTCAAAACGCGAACCGTCTTAACACTTGAGGGGCCAATTCACCTGGCCAGCCCATCTAATTACGCTGCCGGTGCCGGTGCCGCTTTTTGACCCGTGAAAAGCTCTCGGTACCCGCGCATGAAATACTTGTTCGGCTCCTTTTTCTTGACGTCTTCTGAATGTTCACGCGACAGGTTCGCGAGCAGCCCGCAGTTGATCAAAAATGCGTTTGCCCTGGGAATCCGCTTCTCAGCCACTCCGGTCTTTTCGCTGATGGTTTCGAACGATGCCATTGTGAACATCGTCTTGTTGTCTCGTGCAAAAGCAAAGTAGAGAAATAGCTTAAGCGCATCGAGCTCGCAGACGGACCGTTTCTGGAACATCTGAAAAGGCTCGATATGAGTGCTCTGCAAGACGTTATAAAGCGGCCTTGCCGGCAACTTGCACCAGTTGCCACTGAAGTCGTAACCCGCAAACACGTACCTGCATTTGCGACCTTCCTTTTCGCTTTTGATCCTGCCTGCAACAACCAGTCCTTCCAAGCCGGCAGCGACGAGCTGCCGGCTCAACCCTGTAATTCCCATCAGACGGGTGTAAGTCATCTCGGCTATCAGCTTGCAGCCGTCATCCCTCCATTTTTCTTCGGCCTGGGTCAGGAGAGCGATGTACAGCTGCAATGCCGCAATCGCGGTCGATCGAGAAACCTTGACTTGGTTTGACCAGCCAAAATCTCGCAGCCCTCCCTCCTTGATCCATATCGCTGGCATTCGCACCCAAGGCAGCAATCTCATTTCCCAGCTCCTTGCATTCCGATTACGACGATAGCAGCGAACACTGCTAGTGAAAGAACCAACGGTACTAAGCGATCTGCGTTAGTAGCGAGGCGTTCCAATGCTTCTACTACTTTGCGAAAACTGTTCATTAGCCAGATCTCAAATGACTTGTGATGCGGCCTTTGTAACGATCTGGCGAACCTCTCTCTAGAATAAGGTGATCGAAATTTAAAAAAAATATATTTAAAAACCTATATAAAACAGTTAGTTATTAGCTTTTTTAAAAGTCTTTAATATTCACTTATTGGTTCACGAACGGTAGATTTTCGACTGAAATCCTGAAAAGTCCAACTAACCGTGCGTCAGACGGGCAGCTCGCACCGCGTCAGAATAGGATTGCCTTCTGCTTTTTCTGGCGCTCCCGCGTCAACCTGGGTTTAGTTTCATTGCTCCAAAAACCCAAAGTCTGAATCGCCCCGGGTTTTCTAGACACTCTCAAGGCTCGCTGCGTAACGCTTTTCAAACTCTACCGGTGACAGCTGATTGTTGAAACTGTGGCGTCGTTTTGGGTTGTAAAACATCTCGATGTAATCGAACACATCATCTCGAGCATCCTGGCGTGTAGTGTAGATTTTACGCTTGATCCGTTCCCGCTTCAGCAACTGGAAAAAGCTCTCCGCCACAGCGTTGTCGTGGCAATTACCTCGACGACTCATGCTGGCTACCAGGTTGTTAGCTTTCAAGAAGCTTCGCCAGTCTGAGCTGCTGTACTGACTGCCTTGATCCGAGTGGATCATCACCTCTTGCTTCGGCTTACGTCTCCAAACCGCCATCAGCAGTGCATCAATGGCTACGTCGCTGGTCATCTGCGACTTCATTGACCAACCAATGATCTGGCGTGAAAACAGATCGAGCACCACGGCCAAATACAGCCAGCCTTCATATGTTCGGATGTAGGTAATGTCTGTGACCCAAACTTTGTTGGGTTCTCTGACATCGAATTGGCGCTTCAGTAAGTTCGGTGAGGCAACGGCTGGCTTACCACCGTATTTTCCAGGCCTCCGTCGATACCCAGTCTGAGAACGTAAACCTTCAAGGCGCATCAACCTAGCCACCCGGTGACGGCCACAGCTCTCACCAACCTCTCGCAGGTCATCATGGATCTTTCGATAGCCATAAACGCCACCGCTTTCCAGCCAGGAGTGTTTGATCAATCCAAGCAGTCGCTGATCGTCCTTGGCTCGCGCAGATTTTGGTTCTGACAGCCACGCGTAGTAGCCGCTGGGATGAACCTTGAGCGTCAGGCAAAGCCGTCGAATCGCGTAATGACCCGCTTGCTGCTTAATAAAGGCGTACTTCAGCCGCACTCCTTGGCAAAGTACGCGGCGGCCTTTTTTAAGATGTCTCGCTCCTCCGTCACCCGTTTCAGCTCGGCACGTAGACGACGAACCTCAGCGCTCTGATCATCCTCCTCAACGCGCTGTTCCTGGGGCTTGGTGTAGCGCTTAACCCAGGCATAGAGGCTGTGCACAGACACACCCAATCGTGCAGCCACCTCCGAGACAGGAAGCTGCTTTTCGGTCACTTGCTTGACCGCCTGGATTTTGAATTCTTCGGGATAACGCTGGTTGCTCATGGCACCTCCTAATGGGCCTCATTTTAAGGCTTGGAGGTGTCTACGAAACTAGGGGCGATTCACGACTCAAAGCGCTGCTTGCTGAGATGGATGCCAAAAAGCAGCCATCAACGCCCATCCCAACTGATGATTTGAAAATCAAAATCCAGACCGTACGGAGCGTAATCTGTGTCCCCACAGTTATGGGTGGATACACCTACCAATACCGCGAGGAGCTACGTGTGCGAAAGGACGAGTGATAGCCGACATCAGAGCCTTGGCTAAGCCAGCGTCTTGATATCGTTGCAGGTCGAGGATTGGGGGATTCTTCGAAAAGGGGAATCCCCTTTCAGGGGGCTGAGCGAGGGTTTGCCGGCAGGCACTGGGCTTAAGTGCACTTTCTGTTCCATTGCTCCCCAAACCCCAACATCTACGGCCTCAACCTGACAGGCCACGGTCTTAACGTACGATTTTTTCCGAATTCTGTAGGCTCCCCATCAATAACAGCCTGACACTTGGGGGGCCGATTTGATCTGCTCTGTCAGGACCAGGCAAACAACACAGACCAGTTCTGCACGGATCTGCATTGAGCCCTACTGACACTTGGGGGGCTTTTTTGTTTTGGACTCACACGCGGCCAGCACCAGGTCAACACGAATAAGCCAAGGCTAGCAGGATCTGCATCAACAATTACATAACAGTTGGGGGGCTTTTTGACCTGGACGCACACGCGGCCAGCACCAGGTCAACACCAACAAGCCCCGGCTGGAAGGATCTGCATGGGGTTCGGGGAGCAATGGAACAGTAAACGCACTTAAGCCCAGTACCTGCCCGCAAACCAGCGCTCTGTCTGGGGAGTACGATAAAACCACCGTTTTATGAAACCGCTTTAACGAACATCAGGAAGGACCGTAAACATCCGAAAAGCGGTTCGATAAACTCGTTTCGACAATCAGAGTTCTCCAATCAACAGTCACATACGAGTAAAGCGAACTCTAATTCGTGCTTACGTTGGTTTTCGGTTCCATTGCTCCCCAAACCCCTGCATCAACACTCGCATAACACTTGGGGGGCTTTTTGACCTGGGCACACGCACGGCCAGCACCAGGTCAACACCAACAAGCCCCGGCCGGTAGGATCTGCATTGATATTCTGCCAACACTTGAGGGGCTTTTTATTGTAATGGGCAGCGCGATGCACGATCCGACCACAGACCGAGAACCCACCTCCCTTCTGGGGTACCCATCATGGGTCTTTAACGCGCAGGAAGCCTTCTAGTCTTGCGGTTCCTTAGAAGCGGCGATGCAAAGGGGGTTTTTTCCCTTTGCGTAGCGAAGCGATCAAGGCGGAGCGTAGCGACGTTGACTGCCTCCTGGGTGAAGGACGCTTGCGGCCGAGGGGCGCAGCCCCTGGGGGGATGGGAGAGCCGCTTGCGGCTCGGGAGGGATCGAGAAGGGGGGTCTCCCCCCTTCGGCGCGGTTGGTTAAAACAGGGGTTATATAAGAGGGTTTAAAGAAAGGGTTAGGCATACCGCGAAAAGCCTCGCAAACCGTTGATTTTAAAGGGTTAACTACCAGAATGGCAGCCCCTCAAGTGTCGGTAGCCTGGCCCCTCAAGTGTCGGTACTTCTGCCCCTGATGTGTTAGGTCGGTCGCCCCTGATGTGTTAGTAGGCAGCCCCTCAAGTGTTAGTACAAAATGACGGTTATCCACGCGGTTATCCACAGAAACGGTGGATAACGCCCTGCTGGGCGCCGCGATTTCGCTCATAAAGGCTTGACCTGATGCCCAGCTCACGGTTTTAGCGATTCTGAGGCCGAAAAAAGGGGGGCTTAGCCCCCCAAGTGTTAAGTTCTGCCTTTCACTGGCCCCTCAAGTGTTAGGAGTTGCCCGAATTGTCCCGCATTTGTCCCCTCCACTAGCGAACGCAGTGGATGAAATCCTTCTCAACCCATGTTTTCTCAACCAGACCGATTTCCTCCAGCTCTTTGCATGCCTCCCTCGACTGCTCGGCCCATTT contains:
- a CDS encoding antirestriction protein, which translates into the protein MTIQDQESPPVTATIVADADRLDFFPTYFGKYFMAGENLLYVHADRLVQDYQGGYWNFYTFSNGGFFAALDTDKEQHVVVADNYCSERMSAEAAGVTLMLFVLGRLLAARIPENESDRFIDLYHKLREFALEHAEAQAILTTID
- a CDS encoding DNA-binding protein, which produces MRLLPWVRMPAIWIKEGGLRDFGWSNQVKVSRSTAIAALQLYIALLTQAEEKWRDDGCKLIAEMTYTRLMGITGLSRQLVAAGLEGLVVAGRIKSEKEGRKCRYVFAGYDFSGNWCKLPARPLYNVLQSTHIEPFQMFQKRSVCELDALKLFLYFAFARDNKTMFTMASFETISEKTGVAEKRIPRANAFLINCGLLANLSREHSEDVKKKEPNKYFMRGYRELFTGQKAAPAPAA
- a CDS encoding IS3 family transposase (programmed frameshift); protein product: MSNQRYPEEFKIQAVKQVTEKQLPVSEVAARLGVSVHSLYAWVKRYTKPQEQRVEEDDQSAEVRRLRAELKRVTEERDNLKKGRRVLCQGVRLKYAFIKQQAGHYAIRRLCLTLKVHPSGYYAWLSEPKSARAKDDQRLLGLIKHSWLESGGVYGYRKIHDDLREVGESCGRHRVARLMRLEGLRSQTGYRRRPGKYGGKPAVASPNLLKRQFDVREPNKVWVTDITYIRTYEGWLYLAVVLDLFSRQIIGWSMKSQMTSDVAIDALLMAVWRRKPKQEVMIHSDQGSQYSSSDWRSFLKANNLVASMSRRGNCHDNAVAESFFQLLKRERIKRKIYTTRQDARDDVFDYIEMFYNPKRRHSFNNQLSPVEFEKRYAASLESV